Within Saccharomycodes ludwigii strain NBRC 1722 chromosome IV, whole genome shotgun sequence, the genomic segment TACGTTCTTTATTTggttaataattttgtatcaaatatataacGTGTATGTCATATACACAcagatatataaaaaacaaaaatgtaGTGTatcaaaacttttttttttttttttcctttattaaaacaaacactataaactttttttttattattattaagtaTATATTTGATTGAATTTACCCgaatttaatataattgaaaagctaatatttttattttgttggcGTTTtatactaattttttttttttttttttttttttttttgaaaaattgtttattattttcagcTTCAATTCAATTCGAAACTAAATCGCTCCCTTTCtcatttttgaaaatattgtcAATGGTTCGTTACTGTAggaaacaattaaaaacattcaacaaataaataaaaaatatcccaaaaaaaataatggacACGTTGGACCCCTCTCAAGATACTCCTACTAGCAATAATCCTATTACCAAAGCACTTTACAGCTGTAAAAGGTTTTATCAAGTCAACTTGGATAACTTTACACCGTATAAACTATACAGATGGTTAACTTTAGGGGTATTGactgtattattttttattcgtGTTATATATTGCCAAGGTTGGTATGTTGTGTGCTACTCTTATGGTATCTTCATGttaaatcaatttttattgtttttaactCCAAAGTTTGATGTATCTTTGAGAAACGATGAACAAAATGATGAATTGGAAGCTGGCGGCAATTTGGCATCTAATGATGAAGAATTTAGACCATTTATTAGAAGATTGCCTGAATTCAAGTTTTGGTATAATGGTTTCAGGGGTATTTTACTATCACTATTCTTGTCaatatttccaatttttgatattccGGTGTTTTGGCCAATTCTATTGATgtactttattttattatttattttcacaatGAGAAGACAGATACATCATATGATTAAGTATAAGTATGTTCCCTTGGATATTggtaaaaagaaatataacTTAAAGGCTAACTCTGCTAAATAGTAAGATGGTATAGAGCAGACATCTCTATAAATATCAGTATTTGTATTACCCTGGCTAATTTTACTCTATACTAGTCTGtgctttattatatatatatatatatatatatattatttttctcgGCCATTTTTATGTGtgttaaattttaatttattcgTCAAATGGCcaattattttacaaatGTAATCCTTGCCAATGGATTTAactaatttttattcttttattttcatttttattttttacttttttttttttttttttgcttaaagaaaaatgatattaaaattatgtTATTTGTTCCCCGTAGCTTTTATACGTATATTCAAATGtcttgttatttatttgtttatttattttgatttttttttatttttttttatttttttgattttttttttttttggtttttcaataataataataataaaaaaaaaaaaaactgtttatttgtatatatagtctcttttcct encodes:
- the RER1 gene encoding protein retrieval receptor (similar to Saccharomyces cerevisiae YCL001W | RER1 | Retention in the Endoplasmic Reticulum), giving the protein MDTLDPSQDTPTSNNPITKALYSCKRFYQVNLDNFTPYKLYRWLTLGVLTVLFFIRVIYCQGWYVVCYSYGIFMLNQFLLFLTPKFDVSLRNDEQNDELEAGGNLASNDEEFRPFIRRLPEFKFWYNGFRGILLSLFLSIFPIFDIPVFWPILLMYFILLFIFTMRRQIHHMIKYKYVPLDIGKKKYNLKANSAK